The following are from one region of the Euzebya sp. genome:
- a CDS encoding PspC domain-containing protein translates to MATTTLQRPRRGDGRMIAGVCAGLARRFGVSTSLVRLGFIVFGLVGAGELAYVILWVIMPKAPRGGW, encoded by the coding sequence ATGGCCACCACGACCCTGCAGCGCCCCCGCCGGGGTGACGGCCGGATGATCGCGGGGGTCTGCGCCGGCCTGGCCCGGCGCTTCGGCGTGTCCACGTCCCTCGTCCGGCTCGGCTTCATCGTCTTCGGGCTCGTCGGAGCCGGCGAGCTCGCCTACGTCATCCTGTGGGTGATCATGCCGAAGGCGCCGCGCGGCGGCTGGTGA
- a CDS encoding copper resistance protein CopC produces MRRLGAARPSGPAVWLALVLAVGVLVVGPIRPAAAHTALLGSSPASGDRLAYSPDEIVLSFAAPVDVRTVGHHLRTADGEEIAVEVATPGPTADVVAFEVPRLAQGTYGFAWESVGDDGHRLSGEVVFGVGTAPGATGSIAGGGDPLATALDLSALAGRVAWYVGLALAAGVAALGIRATTLPGALARRRVPGVLAVLAGAAALRGVVGALIVLEAGGGIGRALGSRPPLWWAAVAVGVWALRWVVVHRPAVLARTSAARALGVAAGLAVLGGTVAGHAPTRPDPAVAIAVGAVHVAAAAAWVGPLLVLALMARTPAWRALDDDERRATLRRAMATVARTAGWALAAVAASGALLALRAWDGSVSTSFAWALGIKLAVVAAIAVPLGVLHHRTRDRWSAVPRTVRIEAAGLVVAMVLGGVLVGVDPGWSGGSGEADIALEALLDGTATDPAACADLDVGRAACVRTALEQVLVAEGPQAAIDIVAELSTTDDHVMANCHQVAHDLGNDASERIDDMATALAVEGSVCWSGYYHGFVEARLAAVSTDDLTAALPTFCESAAEPRYSFTHYNCLHGLGHGLMLRVDSNLFDALPLCDATGEEWAIHSCASGVFMENVIAAQQGLDTGGFDDEDLLHPCTAVDDLVAGDCYLMQTSYVLWRLDGDVPAAFGWCDTAPEAHRTTCYRSMGRDISSRAALDPVQVVELCAQGRADLVRWCIDGAASNAVYEQAGTDAADALCAAVTGDLRTACTEARDTAAGIVAAG; encoded by the coding sequence GTGAGACGGCTGGGTGCCGCCAGGCCATCCGGCCCGGCGGTCTGGCTGGCGCTGGTGCTGGCCGTGGGCGTCCTGGTGGTCGGGCCGATCCGGCCCGCGGCAGCGCACACCGCCCTGCTCGGGTCCTCGCCGGCGTCCGGCGACCGGTTGGCCTACTCGCCCGACGAGATCGTCCTGTCCTTCGCCGCCCCGGTCGACGTCCGGACCGTCGGGCACCACCTCCGCACCGCCGACGGGGAGGAGATCGCCGTCGAGGTGGCCACCCCCGGACCGACGGCGGACGTGGTCGCCTTCGAGGTGCCGCGGTTGGCGCAGGGCACCTACGGCTTCGCCTGGGAGTCCGTCGGCGACGACGGCCACCGCCTCAGCGGCGAGGTCGTGTTCGGGGTGGGCACCGCACCCGGTGCCACCGGCTCGATCGCCGGGGGTGGGGACCCGCTGGCCACCGCCCTCGACCTGTCCGCCCTGGCCGGGCGCGTGGCCTGGTACGTCGGCCTGGCGCTCGCCGCCGGCGTCGCTGCGCTGGGCATCCGCGCCACGACCCTCCCGGGTGCGTTGGCCCGACGGCGCGTGCCGGGGGTGCTGGCGGTCCTGGCGGGCGCGGCGGCGCTGCGCGGCGTCGTCGGCGCGCTGATCGTCCTCGAGGCCGGCGGCGGGATCGGACGGGCCCTGGGCTCACGACCCCCGCTGTGGTGGGCGGCCGTCGCCGTCGGGGTGTGGGCGCTCCGCTGGGTCGTCGTCCACCGGCCGGCGGTCCTCGCCCGGACCTCCGCGGCCCGTGCGCTCGGGGTGGCGGCCGGCCTGGCCGTCCTCGGGGGCACCGTCGCCGGGCACGCCCCCACCCGCCCGGACCCCGCCGTCGCGATCGCGGTCGGCGCGGTCCACGTGGCCGCCGCGGCCGCCTGGGTCGGGCCGCTGCTGGTGCTGGCCCTCATGGCGCGGACGCCGGCGTGGCGCGCGCTCGACGACGACGAGCGGCGGGCCACCCTCCGCCGCGCGATGGCGACCGTCGCCCGGACCGCGGGGTGGGCGCTCGCGGCGGTGGCGGCCTCCGGCGCCCTGCTGGCGCTGCGCGCGTGGGACGGCAGCGTCAGCACGTCCTTCGCGTGGGCGCTCGGGATCAAGCTCGCCGTCGTCGCGGCGATCGCGGTGCCCCTCGGCGTCCTCCACCACCGGACCCGCGACCGCTGGTCGGCGGTGCCCCGCACGGTCCGGATCGAGGCCGCCGGCCTGGTGGTCGCGATGGTCCTCGGCGGCGTCCTCGTGGGCGTCGACCCGGGCTGGTCCGGAGGATCGGGGGAGGCGGACATCGCACTCGAGGCCCTCCTGGACGGCACCGCGACCGACCCGGCGGCGTGCGCCGACCTGGACGTGGGGCGCGCGGCCTGCGTCCGCACCGCCCTCGAGCAGGTGCTGGTCGCCGAGGGGCCCCAGGCCGCGATCGACATCGTCGCCGAGCTCTCCACCACCGACGACCACGTCATGGCGAACTGCCACCAGGTCGCCCACGACCTGGGCAACGACGCGTCGGAGCGCATCGACGACATGGCGACCGCCCTGGCGGTGGAGGGGTCGGTCTGCTGGTCCGGCTACTACCACGGGTTCGTGGAGGCGCGGCTCGCCGCGGTGTCGACCGACGACCTGACCGCTGCCCTCCCGACCTTCTGCGAGAGCGCCGCGGAGCCGCGGTACTCCTTCACCCACTACAACTGCCTGCACGGGCTCGGGCACGGCCTGATGCTCCGGGTCGACTCGAACCTCTTCGACGCGCTGCCGCTGTGCGACGCGACGGGGGAGGAGTGGGCGATCCACTCCTGCGCCTCCGGCGTGTTCATGGAGAACGTCATCGCCGCCCAGCAGGGCCTCGACACCGGCGGGTTCGACGACGAGGACCTCCTCCACCCCTGCACCGCCGTCGACGACCTGGTGGCGGGCGACTGCTACCTGATGCAGACCTCCTACGTCCTGTGGCGCCTCGACGGGGACGTCCCCGCCGCGTTCGGCTGGTGCGACACCGCGCCCGAGGCCCACCGCACGACCTGCTACCGGTCGATGGGTCGCGACATCTCCTCCCGCGCCGCGCTGGACCCGGTCCAGGTCGTCGAGCTGTGCGCGCAGGGACGCGCCGACCTGGTCCGCTGGTGCATCGACGGCGCCGCCTCGAACGCGGTCTACGAGCAGGCCGGGACCGATGCCGCCGACGCGCTCTGCGCCGCGGTCACCGGCGACCTGCGGACGGCCTGCACCGAGGCGAGGGACACCGCCGCCGGGATCGTCGCCGCCGGCTGA
- a CDS encoding serine/threonine-protein kinase: protein MSDQPGQAPDPDWVRFAMPDDFADPVRVGRGGFGYVFRARELSLNRTVAIKVLSQPAADEKADSRFTSELQAMGTLAGHPHIVTVYTWGKTAGGHPYIVMAFMSGGSLKDRIAGGTLPWEQTLDVGVKVAGALETAHRAGILHRDVKPENILLNSFGEPALGDFGIARITGGTETATGSITGSLSHVAPEVLEGNKPSAKSDVYSLASTLYALLQGKPAFAGEADETLTPMLARILLNPVPPVTAQEVPDELLEVVTRGLSKSPGDRQSSIEAFGHELQAAQAALGIQTSTMLIRGEADDDVSVSGTGEISATNVGLGAIDLPTVDREPSPATAAAAGAALPTNVVQSPAPPPPDRTSSAPPPRRRGALVGVVVGVFLLLAGGIGAYALTRPADDGGTDPTEEASGATESASPTESGSDAATEPGDPDKTDAPGLTVPTAEPTTEEPTEEPTTEEPTADPTSDTPAAPAPPPPPPPPAAPPPPPPPPPPPPPPPPPPPPPPPPPPPPPPPPPPPPPPTAEPI from the coding sequence GTGAGCGACCAGCCTGGACAGGCTCCGGACCCGGACTGGGTCCGGTTCGCCATGCCGGACGACTTCGCGGACCCCGTCCGCGTGGGTCGCGGCGGGTTCGGCTACGTGTTCCGCGCCCGCGAGCTGTCCCTCAACCGGACCGTCGCGATCAAGGTCCTCAGCCAGCCCGCGGCGGACGAGAAGGCCGACAGCCGGTTCACCTCCGAGCTGCAGGCCATGGGCACGCTGGCGGGCCACCCCCACATCGTCACCGTCTACACCTGGGGCAAGACCGCCGGCGGGCACCCCTACATCGTGATGGCGTTCATGTCCGGCGGGTCGCTGAAGGACCGCATCGCCGGCGGGACGCTGCCGTGGGAGCAGACCCTCGACGTCGGCGTCAAGGTCGCCGGGGCGCTCGAGACCGCGCACCGCGCCGGGATCCTCCACCGCGACGTCAAACCCGAGAACATCCTGCTCAACAGCTTCGGCGAACCGGCGCTGGGCGACTTCGGCATCGCGCGGATCACCGGCGGCACCGAGACGGCCACAGGGTCGATCACCGGCTCGCTGAGCCACGTCGCGCCCGAGGTGCTCGAGGGCAACAAGCCGTCGGCCAAGTCCGACGTCTACTCCCTGGCCTCCACCCTGTACGCCCTGCTGCAGGGCAAGCCGGCGTTCGCGGGCGAGGCGGACGAGACCCTCACGCCGATGCTCGCCCGCATCCTGTTGAACCCGGTCCCGCCGGTGACCGCCCAGGAGGTCCCCGACGAGCTGCTCGAGGTCGTCACCCGCGGCCTGTCCAAGTCGCCGGGTGACCGCCAGTCCTCGATCGAGGCGTTCGGCCACGAGCTCCAGGCCGCCCAGGCGGCGCTCGGGATCCAGACCAGCACCATGCTGATCCGTGGCGAGGCCGACGACGACGTCAGCGTCTCCGGGACCGGTGAGATCTCGGCCACCAACGTCGGGCTCGGCGCGATCGACCTGCCGACGGTGGACCGCGAGCCGTCGCCCGCCACCGCGGCCGCCGCGGGTGCGGCCCTGCCGACGAACGTGGTCCAGAGCCCGGCCCCGCCACCCCCTGACCGGACCTCGTCGGCGCCGCCGCCCAGGCGTCGCGGCGCGCTCGTCGGCGTGGTCGTCGGCGTGTTCCTGCTGCTGGCCGGCGGCATCGGCGCCTACGCCCTGACCCGACCCGCTGACGACGGCGGGACGGACCCCACCGAGGAGGCGTCCGGCGCGACCGAGTCCGCGTCGCCGACCGAGTCCGGGTCCGACGCCGCGACCGAGCCCGGCGACCCCGACAAGACCGACGCTCCCGGTCTGACGGTCCCCACGGCCGAGCCGACCACCGAGGAGCCGACGGAGGAACCCACCACCGAGGAGCCCACCGCCGACCCCACGTCGGACACACCGGCCGCACCCGCGCCGCCGCCTCCACCTCCTCCGCCAGCGGCCCCACCGCCTCCGCCCCCACCCCCGCCTCCGCCGCCACCCCCTCCACCACCGCCGCCGCCGCCTCCACCACCGCCTCCACCGCCCCCACCACCACCGCCTCCGCCGCCACCCCCGACGGCTGAGCCGATCTGA
- a CDS encoding glycosyltransferase produces the protein MSGRPFRVIALTHVFPRWDDDPSAAFLGMWARAIRDAGHDVRVIAPHDARLPEVDVVAGTPVRRVRYAADGAERLAYRGEMHRIALRPPFGPGLLGAFGVEMAAALRRAVRRWRPDVVHVHWWLPGAVIARTARVDVPLVVHLHGTDVGLVESRPPLAGLARWALEPADRIDVVSTSLADRAAAAIGVEAHGLNPMPIDLDAITPVAPVVSLDRPVVLGVGRLVPEKGFRDLVEAVAGLRRPVRLRIVGDGPDEVTLRGLAATRGVDLELPGRIPQADLAAEYAAADVVVQPSHAEGFGLVAAEAVLMGRPLVATDSGGVRDLVERQLLVRPGDIGMLRARIVEALEDPDLPAVVRAAKRVRQTLNPDAAVSRTVDAWHAAIAGHHAGR, from the coding sequence GTGAGCGGGCGGCCGTTCCGCGTCATCGCCCTGACCCACGTCTTCCCCCGGTGGGACGACGACCCCTCCGCGGCGTTCCTCGGCATGTGGGCGCGGGCGATCCGCGACGCCGGCCACGACGTGCGGGTGATCGCACCCCACGACGCCCGCCTGCCGGAGGTGGACGTGGTGGCCGGCACGCCGGTCCGCCGGGTGCGCTACGCCGCGGACGGCGCGGAGCGGCTGGCCTACCGGGGGGAGATGCACCGCATCGCGCTGCGCCCGCCGTTCGGCCCCGGGCTGCTCGGCGCGTTCGGCGTCGAGATGGCCGCGGCGCTGCGCCGCGCCGTGCGGCGGTGGCGGCCCGACGTCGTCCACGTCCACTGGTGGCTGCCGGGCGCCGTGATCGCCCGGACGGCGCGAGTCGACGTCCCGCTGGTCGTCCACCTGCACGGCACCGACGTGGGCCTGGTGGAGTCACGGCCGCCGCTGGCCGGCCTCGCCCGCTGGGCGCTCGAGCCCGCCGACCGCATCGACGTTGTCTCCACGTCGCTGGCCGACCGGGCCGCCGCGGCCATCGGCGTGGAGGCGCACGGCCTGAACCCGATGCCGATCGACCTCGACGCGATCACCCCGGTCGCGCCGGTCGTCTCCCTCGACCGCCCGGTCGTGCTGGGCGTCGGCCGGCTGGTGCCGGAGAAGGGCTTCCGCGACCTCGTCGAGGCCGTCGCCGGTCTGCGTCGGCCGGTGCGCCTGCGCATCGTCGGGGACGGGCCGGACGAGGTCACGCTGCGCGGGCTGGCGGCGACGCGGGGGGTCGACCTCGAGCTGCCGGGCCGGATCCCCCAGGCTGACCTCGCCGCCGAGTACGCCGCCGCCGACGTGGTCGTGCAGCCGTCGCACGCCGAGGGGTTCGGGCTTGTCGCCGCCGAGGCGGTGCTGATGGGTCGCCCCCTGGTCGCGACGGATTCCGGCGGCGTCCGCGACCTCGTCGAGCGCCAGCTGCTGGTCCGCCCCGGCGACATCGGCATGCTGCGCGCCCGCATCGTCGAGGCCCTCGAGGACCCCGACCTGCCCGCCGTGGTGCGCGCCGCGAAGCGGGTCCGCCAGACGCTCAACCCCGACGCCGCCGTCAGCCGGACCGTCGACGCCTGGCACGCCGCCATCGCAGGCCACCACGCGGGCCGCTGA
- a CDS encoding glycosyltransferase family 2 protein translates to MNPVTLSAVVPVFDEIESLPAFHAELVDALAGLDVSSEVVYVDDGSTDGTTEELAKLQANDPGLVRVVVLRRNFGKSGALAAGFAQARGELIVTMDADGQDVPAELPKLLAEMEAGDHDLVGGWRAARIDRAAKRWTSRMYNAATRTFTGLDLHDFNTGFKLMRREVVDELPLYGEFHRFFPVLAHDLGFRVSEVAVQHRPRQAGTSKYLSLLRFPKTMLDLLTVLFLTRFADRPLYLFGGVGAALSLIGFGVMAYLSALWFAGEGIGTRPLLQFGVLSFLVGVQLIGTGFIGDVLRHSNARQEIPYRVRRVLADDGDPGPAT, encoded by the coding sequence ATGAACCCCGTCACCCTGTCCGCGGTGGTGCCGGTCTTCGACGAGATCGAGTCCCTGCCCGCGTTCCACGCCGAGCTGGTCGATGCCCTCGCGGGCCTCGACGTCTCGAGCGAGGTCGTGTACGTCGACGACGGCTCCACCGACGGGACGACCGAGGAGCTCGCCAAGCTCCAGGCCAACGACCCCGGTCTGGTCAGGGTGGTCGTGCTGCGCCGGAACTTCGGCAAGTCCGGGGCGCTGGCCGCGGGGTTCGCGCAGGCCCGAGGCGAGCTGATCGTCACGATGGACGCCGACGGCCAGGACGTGCCCGCCGAGCTGCCGAAGCTGCTCGCCGAGATGGAGGCAGGTGACCACGACCTGGTCGGCGGGTGGCGCGCCGCCCGGATCGACCGCGCGGCCAAGCGCTGGACCAGCCGGATGTACAACGCCGCGACGCGCACCTTCACCGGCCTCGACCTGCACGACTTCAACACCGGCTTCAAGCTGATGCGCCGCGAGGTGGTCGACGAGCTGCCGCTGTACGGGGAGTTCCACCGCTTCTTCCCGGTCCTGGCCCACGACCTGGGCTTCCGGGTGTCGGAGGTGGCCGTGCAGCACCGGCCGCGCCAGGCCGGCACGTCGAAGTACCTGAGCCTGCTGCGCTTCCCGAAGACCATGCTCGACCTGCTGACGGTCCTGTTCCTGACCCGCTTCGCCGACCGGCCCCTCTACCTGTTCGGCGGGGTCGGGGCGGCCCTCAGCCTGATCGGGTTCGGGGTGATGGCGTACCTCAGCGCGCTGTGGTTCGCCGGCGAGGGGATCGGGACCCGGCCGCTGCTGCAGTTCGGGGTCCTGAGCTTCCTGGTCGGGGTCCAGCTGATCGGCACCGGGTTCATCGGGGACGTCCTGCGCCACTCGAACGCGCGCCAGGAGATCCCGTACCGGGTCCGGCGGGTGCTGGCCGACGACGGGGACCCCGGACCGGCCACGTGA
- a CDS encoding secondary thiamine-phosphate synthase enzyme YjbQ, which translates to MESRTVTIETGHEFAHVDLTGHVEAFLADVGAGDGLVNVFLPHATAGVAIMELEPGTRADTPRVLGDLLPRDGRWAHDHGSPGHGADHVLPLLVAPSVSIPVLGGRLQLGTWQSVVLVDPNVDNPTRTVRVSFLSG; encoded by the coding sequence ATGGAATCGCGCACCGTCACGATCGAGACCGGCCACGAGTTCGCCCACGTCGACCTGACCGGCCACGTCGAGGCCTTCCTCGCCGACGTCGGCGCGGGCGACGGGCTGGTGAACGTCTTCCTGCCCCACGCCACCGCGGGCGTGGCGATCATGGAGCTGGAGCCGGGCACGCGCGCGGACACCCCCCGGGTGCTCGGCGACCTGCTGCCCCGCGACGGCCGCTGGGCCCACGACCACGGGTCGCCGGGGCACGGCGCGGACCACGTCCTGCCGCTGCTCGTCGCCCCGTCGGTGAGCATCCCCGTGCTCGGCGGGCGGCTCCAGCTCGGGACCTGGCAGTCGGTCGTGCTCGTCGACCCGAACGTCGACAACCCGACCCGCACGGTGCGGGTGTCCTTCCTGTCCGGCTGA
- a CDS encoding glycosyltransferase: MSTAEPALPTSFREGMPTITVVLVNLDGEDMLGPCLDSLGRQTYDPDLVEVILIDNASTDGSVDMVRRRYPHVRVIVNDVNVGFAPAVNQGARLANGEYLALLNNDAEADPNWLVEAALYLMGHEEVGCVASLILSEDRASVDYAGSAMAFNGMGYALHNSKPAHEIPGYAEPTLFASGGAMVTPTALFVDAGGFDESYFAFFEDVDYGWRLWILGHETHFVPASKVLHRHHGTIKRFGYARERYLLERNALATIYKNYGDDNLARVLPGAVLLTLMRGLSDVDDDHDLPDFAITPDAANLDDTDVPISALSAAHLAAMRDFGRALPTLTAKRSAVQGRRVASDAEVLPLFRESLRPNVGGIEYTEVFDAVLEAFDLTDALAGRARVLIVTGDTLSARMAGPAIRAYEMATVLTQAGFEVTLASTSPPEIAGREVAGRRFTVTHAGPPGALMALLDSIDIVIFQGFVMHAHPEIESFDGPVVVDIYDPFHLENMTARKHELDWFRYTTHNSDLAVLNRQLERGDFFVCASEKQRDFWLGQMSALRRINPATFDDDESLRSLIDVAPFGLPGGPPVRTMAKAIRGVVPGIEPDDFLLIWGGGIYNWFDPLTLIEAVGRVAAEHPDVKLFFMGNAHPNPEIPKMAMASNAYVLAEKLGLLGTHVFFNEGWVEYGERQNYLLEADVGVSTHYEHLETRYSFRTRILDYIWCELPIIATEGDTLSLLAKERGLGIAIPPEDVDACADAIRRLREDRAFHAECVANLQAIKPDMTWDRAMAPIVEFCMNPRRAADVTGVRRAYVKLNPMPGDVVPPRSALYYGRRFLENARQQGPRAALTHARNIVRHYTRRT, from the coding sequence ATGTCCACCGCTGAGCCCGCACTGCCCACGTCGTTCCGCGAGGGCATGCCGACGATCACCGTCGTGCTCGTCAACCTCGACGGCGAGGACATGTTGGGGCCCTGCCTGGACAGCCTCGGCCGCCAGACCTACGACCCGGACCTGGTCGAGGTCATCCTGATCGACAACGCCTCGACCGACGGCTCGGTCGACATGGTGCGGAGGCGCTACCCGCACGTCCGGGTGATCGTCAACGACGTCAACGTCGGCTTCGCGCCCGCGGTCAACCAGGGCGCCCGCCTGGCCAACGGCGAGTACCTGGCGCTGCTCAACAACGACGCCGAGGCCGACCCGAACTGGCTGGTGGAGGCGGCGCTGTACCTGATGGGCCACGAGGAGGTCGGCTGCGTCGCCTCCCTCATCCTGTCCGAGGACCGCGCCAGCGTGGACTACGCCGGCTCCGCGATGGCCTTCAACGGCATGGGCTACGCGCTGCACAACTCGAAGCCGGCCCACGAGATCCCCGGCTACGCCGAGCCGACGCTGTTCGCCTCCGGCGGGGCGATGGTCACCCCCACCGCGCTGTTCGTCGACGCCGGCGGGTTCGACGAGAGCTACTTCGCGTTCTTCGAGGACGTCGACTACGGCTGGCGCCTGTGGATCCTCGGCCACGAGACCCACTTCGTGCCCGCGTCGAAGGTCCTGCACCGCCACCACGGGACGATCAAGCGCTTCGGCTACGCCCGCGAGCGCTACCTGCTCGAGCGCAACGCCCTCGCGACGATCTACAAGAACTACGGCGACGACAACCTGGCCCGCGTGCTGCCCGGCGCGGTGCTGCTGACGCTGATGCGCGGCCTCAGCGACGTCGACGACGACCACGACCTGCCCGACTTCGCCATCACCCCGGACGCGGCGAACCTCGACGACACCGACGTGCCGATCTCGGCCCTGTCCGCCGCCCACCTGGCCGCCATGCGCGACTTCGGTCGGGCGCTGCCGACCCTGACCGCGAAGCGGTCGGCCGTGCAGGGCCGCCGGGTCGCCTCGGACGCCGAGGTGCTGCCGCTGTTCCGCGAGTCGCTCCGTCCGAACGTCGGCGGCATCGAGTACACCGAGGTCTTCGACGCGGTGCTCGAGGCGTTCGACCTCACCGACGCCCTCGCCGGGCGGGCCCGGGTCCTGATCGTCACCGGTGACACGCTCAGCGCCCGGATGGCCGGACCGGCGATCCGGGCCTACGAGATGGCGACCGTCCTCACCCAAGCGGGGTTCGAGGTGACGCTCGCGTCGACGTCGCCACCCGAGATCGCCGGCCGCGAGGTGGCCGGGCGGCGGTTCACCGTCACCCACGCCGGACCGCCCGGCGCGCTGATGGCGCTGCTCGACTCGATCGACATCGTGATCTTCCAGGGCTTCGTGATGCACGCCCACCCCGAGATCGAGTCCTTCGACGGACCGGTGGTCGTCGACATCTACGACCCCTTCCACCTCGAGAACATGACCGCGCGGAAGCACGAGCTCGACTGGTTCCGCTACACGACGCACAACAGCGACCTGGCGGTCCTCAACCGCCAGCTCGAGCGGGGGGACTTCTTCGTCTGCGCGTCGGAGAAGCAGCGTGACTTCTGGCTCGGGCAGATGTCGGCGCTCCGGCGGATCAACCCGGCGACGTTCGACGACGACGAGTCGCTCCGCTCCCTCATCGACGTCGCGCCCTTCGGGCTGCCGGGCGGCCCGCCGGTCCGCACGATGGCGAAGGCGATCCGCGGGGTGGTGCCGGGCATCGAGCCCGACGACTTCCTGCTCATCTGGGGCGGGGGGATCTACAACTGGTTCGACCCGCTGACGCTGATCGAGGCGGTCGGCCGCGTCGCCGCCGAGCACCCCGACGTCAAGCTGTTCTTCATGGGCAACGCCCACCCGAACCCCGAGATCCCGAAGATGGCGATGGCGTCCAACGCCTACGTGCTCGCCGAGAAGCTGGGCCTGCTCGGCACCCACGTGTTCTTCAACGAGGGGTGGGTCGAGTACGGCGAGCGCCAGAACTACCTGCTCGAGGCCGACGTGGGCGTGTCGACCCACTACGAGCACCTCGAGACCCGCTACAGCTTCCGGACCCGCATCCTCGACTACATCTGGTGCGAGCTGCCGATCATCGCCACCGAGGGCGACACCCTGTCCCTGCTCGCGAAGGAGCGGGGGCTCGGCATCGCGATCCCGCCCGAGGACGTCGACGCGTGCGCCGACGCGATCCGGCGGCTGCGGGAGGACCGCGCCTTCCACGCGGAGTGCGTCGCGAACCTGCAGGCGATCAAGCCGGACATGACCTGGGACCGCGCGATGGCGCCGATCGTCGAGTTCTGCATGAACCCGCGCCGTGCCGCCGACGTCACCGGCGTGCGCCGCGCGTACGTGAAGCTGAACCCGATGCCCGGCGACGTCGTGCCGCCCCGGTCGGCGCTGTACTACGGCAGGCGGTTCCTCGAGAACGCGCGGCAGCAGGGTCCGCGGGCGGCGCTCACCCACGCCCGCAACATCGTCCGGCACTACACGCGTCGGACCTAG